The following nucleotide sequence is from Scheffersomyces stipitis CBS 6054 chromosome 4, complete sequence.
TCACAATGCTACATCCGACTCAATGATATCTATAAAACATGCTAATCCTATGCTGTTAAGCAGAAAAGATAGACGATACACCAATCACGGTGATACCACATACACACCACAACATGACAAAGTTCAGCGAACCTCCAAAAGATACGGCCAGGCCATACATAGACAAGGCAATAACTGTCAAGAACCCACTGGTGAGGGCCATGGTGATCCCAAAAATAAAGTCTAGCTTTTCGACGTCAATGACGTTACCATCGCCATACTTGGCCTTGTTATACAGCAAAAACAAGTACCCCAAAAATGCACCcaatggctgcgaaaagcCCCCTAAAACACCACTGATTCCTACtgccttcaacttggcgTATTGGGCCGAGCTTCCAGATGCAAAAGAGTAGTACAAAGGCAAACACATTGAGAACCCCTCAGTGAAGTTGTGCACTAGCAAACTAAGGAAGATGGATACTCCCAACTTGGGGTTGGTTTCAGAAGTGATAAAAGTGATGAAACCTTCCGGAAACTTGTGCAAGGTTATAGCCAAAGTGGTCTGAATTCCGATCAAAAGCAACCGTGACATTGGAGAAGTGATGTGGTGATGGTGGTCTTCTACATGAGAGGTGTGGTCCTCGTGGACTTGGTTCTCCAGATAGATATCGTAATGCTGATGGCTAATGTGCGAGTCTTGGGTTACCGAATTATGCAACGAAAGAGCCCTATCACCACCTACACCATGGATACTGTTGCTGGTGAGCTCGGGAATTTCGCAGAAGTGAAGTTGTGGAGATTCAGTCTCGTTCTGCGTATGGTAAAGACACAATTCTGCAGAGCCAAACCCTTTACATTCTCCTACACAGATGGTACAGTCTGAGTTTGGAACCAAGTAATGCAAGAGCGATTTGCGAGACTTCAGGTTTCTTGTTAGCAAGGGGCTGTTTTCAGACATCTCCTGGTGGGTCTCTGAATTTGTTTGAATATGATTCTCGTTGTGGTGGTTTTGTTCGTGAGCTTGGTGGGTGTGAGAATGACTCGAATGTGAATCGGAAGATGAGTCTGGACGTTCATAAGTATGAGAATTACTGCAGCCATTCTTGCATCCAGTTTTGCCTATTTCTAAGTCTATTGTGTTCTGCGAATGGCTATGGTCATGACCGTGTACATGGTTACTACCGCGAGGATCTAGCTCGTTAACAGTGTGGTCTCCACTATGATTACAATGTACCACAGATTCGCTTGTGGCAAGGTGGAGAATGCCGTTGAAGGCTAGGCAGATGAATATGCCGCCTATGTAAGCTCCTATCAAGTCTGTCTGAATCCACTTCATCACTGATGGGTCATGAATCACATGATTGTCGTCATCAAAGGAGTctttcaagtacttgagTGCTTCGGGAAGCAATCTGAACAACGAAGTGAACAACAAACAGCCAGCAGAAAACGCTAAGGAACCGTTGAGGAAGACATAGTTCtcattcaacttgaacgTATATCTAGACGTGATGAAGCGTGGCAAAAGAAGATAGTAGAGGTCATCTAAGTATATAACAAGACACCCTACAAAGCACAACGCTGTGGAAAGCGATGTGAGCACCCACCCTTGCTCCCAATTGCAGTTGAAGTCTAACATCTATGGAAGGCTATGGTTGATGGAAGGATATGCTTGAATAAAGACGATTATAATGGACTGTCACCGACAATTGGATATGTTGAAAGTGAACTCGACGTTTAACTAAAATAACTTATGGTGAAACGGCTTTGGAATATATAATGGATTATGATATGCCTGGTATTGTAGTGGGTGAATTAAGACAATGAGATATTGGTATTCTCCTTAACAAGAAGACTCTGTTgattcaatttgaattggattacaattccaattcttAATATCAAAATGGAAGCTGATATGAAGCCGTGGCAAAGGTTCAACACGTTTTGATCTAATTACAAATATCCGGTGATgctgaaatttcaaaatttctATGATATAATATACGAAACAAAATAATGAGGAGTCCAACGTCCTCTATCTGAAATGCACTAGTATCTGATTGACTAAGTCTACGTTGACTGTAATCTCTCCGGTAACAAAAAAGCAAGGCAAAATTGTCAGAAATAACCACTACCGAATCATTCCAATCTACACTTTTGATACCGCAGAGGTTATCCGTCACGTGATGTCGGATATCAAGAATCTGGTGGTACAAACTCATCTCGGAGTCTAGTATGCAAGGGTATTCCGTATTGTGTAATACACGTATACTGTATAAGTTTCAATGTATGAGCCTTTCTGTATAATTCATTATGTAATTGCATAAGCAAGGCTTAGACATAAGCTTACCGTTGCGAGGACATTGGATTTTTTGTTCTATAAAAACTTGCTATttattgaagttcaaaGTTATTAAAATTGTAGTAGCAACTTGCACTAATATTAAAACTAAAAGGGTCTTTCCAGTCAATCGTCTACTCTTTTAGACTCTTAGACTCTCAGCATGCAGCCTTGTAGTCTTGACCTGCTAGAACTTGTGGTTTCAACTGTCTTTTCTTAATCattcttggtcaagtcCTCATTATAGGTAGGTAACGCTGTGTAgtcgttcttcttcttagaaATAAAAGGAATTTTCCTATGAGTAGTATTCTTTCTGGCaaactttttcttcttcaaatggcTCAAGTCTACCTTATTCATGTAAACAAAGATGTACATCAAAAAGGCAGCGAGGATTACACAGGTAGGCATGGTCATCATGACGTAGTacttttcaaagtcaacaCCTTCGTCAAGCACTTCATAGCCTGGGTTGTtatacttttcttctaatttcttcaagtctacCAAGTGTTCCTTGCTCACCTTTGAACCTTTACTGATTTCAATGACAAGAGAGTGTTCCAAAAAGTCGAAGTCCTCTTCGGGAATGTTGTCAGGCTGAAGAGAAATCAATACTTTTCTGTAATAGTCGTTGTCGCCAATCcatttttcatcaacagTGACTGGAAAATAGCCTTGACTCTTTTTAAGCCAATCCGACGAATAGAACGAGACTTGCTCTACTACACCACCCTTGTCGATAATAGCAGATCTCTTTGACAAATTACTTGGTCCTgcattttcattttctacattttcgGATATctctctcttcttgaatccTTTTTGATGGGCACTTTCCTTAACGTACGACAAATGGACCTTGACATTTTCGACTTCGTCATC
It contains:
- the ZRT3 gene encoding vacuolar Zn-iron permease (go_function metal ion transporter activity~go_component membrane~go_process metal ion transport) produces the protein MLDFNCNWEQGWVLTSLSTALCFVGCLVIYLDDLYYLLLPRFITSRYTFKLNENYVFLNGSLAFSAGCLLFTSLFRLLPEALKYLKDSFDDDNHVIHDPSVMKWIQTDLIGAYIGGIFICLAFNGILHLATSESVVHCNHSGDHTVNELDPRGSNHVHGHDHSHSQNTIDLEIGKTGCKNGCSNSHTYERPDSSSDSHSSHSHTHQAHEQNHHNENHIQTNSETHQEMSENSPLLTRNSKSRKSLLHYLVPNSDCTICVGECKGFGSAELCLYHTQNETESPQLHFCEIPELTSNSIHGHYDIYSENQVHEDHTSHVEDHHHHITSPMSRLLLIGIQTTLAITLHKFPEGFITFITSETNPKLGVSIFLSLLVHNFTEGFSMCLPLYYSFASGSSAQYAKLKAVGISGVLGGFSQPLGAFLGYLFLSYNKAKYGDGNVIDVEKLDFIFGITMALTSGFLTVIALSMYGSAVSFGGSSNFVMLWCVCGITVIGVSSIFSA